TGTTCTCCGTAGACGTCGTCGAGGAACTTCTCCAAGGCCCGCACACGTTGGGCGACCCCACGTTCCACAGTTCTCCACTCTGCCGCGTCGATGATCCGGGGAATCGGATCGAGGGGGAGCGGCCGTTCGGTGCCGGACAGCGTGAACGTGATGCCCTGGTCTGCCAGGGCCCGGTGCAGGGCGTCGAGGCGAGCACGCAGATCGGACGGTTCCAGCGCCCGCAGAGCACCGTCGATCCCGCGGTAAGGGGGACGCACGCTGCCGTCGCTTCGATACATCTCGTCCACCGCATCGGCCGTCGGAAGATACGGTGCGACAGGAGTCGGGGCCGTCGAGGACTGCATCGAGGCGTTCATGAACGCATCGTGCTCTCGGAATATTGCGGAAGCAGTCGGAAATGTTGCGGCTGAGTAACCATCCGCGCAGTGGTAGTCGTAGATGAGTGAGCTTCTCGCGTGCAGAACTGCTGAGCTACACCGACACGACTGTCCCCGACCTGATCGGGCCCGACTGTCGGCTGTTGATCTCCGGCATCAACCCGGGACTGTGGACGGCGGCGACCGGCGCACACTTCGCGCGGCCGGGCAACCGTTTCTATCCGGCGTTGTACGCCGCGGGGATCACGGAGCGGCTGATCGACGCATCGGCGGGGATGAGCGACGACGATGCCCGCGCGCTGACGGCTGCCGGCGTCGGGATCACCAATGTCGTCGCGCGCGCCACCGCGAAGGCGTCGGATCTGAGCCGCGCCGAACTGGAGGTCGGCGGTCGGAACCTCGTCCGAACGGTGGAACGGGTACGTCCACGGGTGCTGGCAGTGCTCGGAGTGACTGCCTACCGCTCGGCGTTCGGGGAACCGAAGGCGACTGTCGGCGAGCAGGACCGCCAGATCGGCGATGCGACGATCTGGGTGCTGCCCAACCCGAGCGGACTCAACGCCCACGAGACCGTCACGACTCTCGCGGCCGCGTATCGGAGAGCAGCGGAGGCCGCAGGAATCGTCTGACCCGGCACTGAATACGAATTCTCGGCAGAATGGCCGGATGAGACTGTTCCTCCGGAAGGCTGTCGTCGTCGGCGGAGCCGTGGCGCTGTTCGCGGCGGTCGTCGCTGTCGGGAGCCGGTACTGGCCCGGTGCGAGTGTGCCCGTGATCGCCGCGGCATCGGTGTCGCAGTACGTGTTCGTGATCGCGATCGTCGTCGCGGCCGCTGCTGTGTTCGCGCTGCGCGGCCGTACACGGTGGGTCGGCGGAGCGATGGTCGCAGTTGTCGCGGTCTCCGGGTTCGCGGTTCACGCACCTCTCTTCGTATCGGACGATCCGCCGACGGGTGAGGCGCTCACGGTGCTCACCTCGAACATCCAGTTGGGAATGGGCGACATCAACGAACTGGCGTCTCTCGTCCGAGAGAACCAGGTCGACGTGCTCGCGGTCGAGGAGCTGACCCCGGACGCGGCACAGCGGATATCCGAGTCGACAATCGCGCGGGATCTG
This genomic window from Gordonia sp. PDNC005 contains:
- the mug gene encoding G/U mismatch-specific DNA glycosylase — its product is MSFSRAELLSYTDTTVPDLIGPDCRLLISGINPGLWTAATGAHFARPGNRFYPALYAAGITERLIDASAGMSDDDARALTAAGVGITNVVARATAKASDLSRAELEVGGRNLVRTVERVRPRVLAVLGVTAYRSAFGEPKATVGEQDRQIGDATIWVLPNPSGLNAHETVTTLAAAYRRAAEAAGIV